GGCCGTAGTCTACCAGGGCCTGCATATATGCTTCCCGGCCGTCCGGCTCTATCTTGAAATAGTGATCGAGGGGATACTGGACATGATCCTGCCAGTCGGAAGCGGCCCGGCACGTGACATTCGTGTCATCGAAAGGCATACTTGCTTCGTCGAGGATACCATTCAAGATTATGAAAGTGAAAGAGCTGTCCGACCAGCCCCCATCACAGTCACCACATTGATCACAGCAGATCCGTCCGTTCGCGATCAGATGCTGCTCGCTGAGATCGAGCTCCTCCCCGTGGGTAAACTTGAAAGCCGCTTCGACAGTGCCCAGTGCCGCGAAAGCGGAGCAGCCCCCACACGTGCCCTGATCTTTGACCGGAGTCATCACATCTCTGCCCCCAAAGTTCCTCCAGTCGAGCTGATCGGGGAGCGCGCCCGGAACCATGTTTATCACGGGCCCGCCAAGTCCCGGCACTATCAGATTCCCCAGGAGTCGCATCTTGTCTTCCACCGGAAGTAATGCCTTGGGAGTCAGACCCGCCTCCCATTCTAATCCGTTCTCAGCAATATATTGCCTTATCTCCTCCAGCCGGACCACCGGAGCTGTGTCTGGCACACGCAGTTCGACAATTGGCAGATGATCATTCTCCCCAGCACCGATCAGAACTGGTAGCGACAAGATGATCGATATCAATACTGCAGCGCGGATAAGCTTTTTCCTGGATAATGCACAAAACGTTTGCATAGTATTAATCTAGCATTTCAATCGGATTTGTCAATTGTCACGGTGATAATCACTGCCTGCGACCTTCATTTCCCGGCGAGCGGGATCGGCGAAGAACTTACCTCTTTCCAGATCGCCTGCTTAGATGTATAATGTCTGTCATGCTATAGAATCATCTACATAAGGCTGAATTTCAAAACTCTGATATCCATTTTTCAAGGAGAACTATACACATGTTTAATAAACTAGTGTCTATAAACGAACGTCCCAGACCTTTCGAATTCTACACGGCTGACGAACTCTGGGCGGAAGAACACACAGCCGGTCAGATGCTGATGTATCATCTGAACGAAGATGTAGACCTGTCTTCGAGAAATAGAGCGTTCATAGAACGCTCGGTAGAATGGATAATCGAACACTTCGACGTAGGGCCCGGTGTGAGGATCGCGGATTTCGGCTGCGGCCCGGGACTGTACACGTCGCGGCTCGCCAGGGCGCAGGCTTCCGTGACCGGAATAGATTTCTCATCGAACTCGATAGAGTACGCGCGGAAGACCGCTGCAGAGGAGAAGCTGAACATCAGGTACGTGAACGAGAATTATCTCGATTTCGAGACTGAGGATCGCTTCGACCTGGTCATCATGATCATGTGTGATTTCTGTGCGTTGAGCCCCGGTCAGAGGGCGATCATGTTGAAAAAGTTCAGATCTATCCTCAACCCGGGTGGAGCGATCCTTCTCGACGTTTACTCGCTGGGTGCATTCGCTCAACGTGAGGAATCGGCCTCTTATGAGCTCAACCAGCTCTTCGGCTTCTGGTCTCCCGACAAATACTGGGGATTCGTCAACACTTTCAAATACGAAGAAGAAAAGGTGATGCTCGACAAGTACACGGTCGTCGAAGAGGCTCGCACGCGGACGGTATACAACTGGCTTCAGTATTTCGACAGGCAGAGCCTCACCGAAGAGTTCGTTGCAGCAGGTCTGAAGGTCGACACCTTCTTCTCAGACGTGGCGGGCACGCCGTTCGATCCGGCATCCGGTGAGTTTGCCATTGTCGCAAAAGGATAATTTTATCATAGTCATTCTCTTTGACGCTATGCGGGGTGGTTGTTATATTTTATCGACTCTAACAGCATTGCTGAACGAGCTTCTCCACCTGATCCTGTATTCATGCCGGAGAGTAGGGGGTAGCATTATGAGGACAAGATTTATCATGATGATCTTTGCGGCTGTGCTCTGTGTGAATCCTGGTTGCGAAGGGGAAGATCCATTGATCTCGGAGGAGGAACCGCCTGAATGCGGTTCTGATCCATCTGTCCTGATAACGTTTCCTGATCCGGAGGTATCCGACAAACTCGCTCATATAGTCGATTTCGAGTGGATCGAAGGCGGCGAATGTGACGTTGTCGCAACGCGGTACCTGATAGCACCGGTATCCGATGGAGATTCAGCACTCACAGCCCTGAACGACGATCCCGAGAACTGCGAAGAGCTATGGTCAGAATGGATACCCTATTCCACAGAGTACAGGGGCAATTCGGTGCGGCTCGAAGACGAACTGGTCCCCGGGTACTCAGGTGGCTATCTCAATACGGAAGACTGGCACCTGTTCGCCGTGCAGGCGAAGTCGGAGGACGGTACGGTCACCGGCGAGTTCGAGGATGGCCGTAACGCCAGGATATTCGACTGCGAAACCAGGCGGGACGGACCGACCCTGAAGCTTTTCGAGGATAATTATCTCGGCGACTTGTCGGCTTTCCTGAGGTTCTCTTTTTACTCATGTTTGTACTCGAGGGCATATATGATTGTGCCGGGCAATTCCAACCTGGAACTTCGTGTCGAGGGTGTTGCGGATTTTTATGGGGGCAGGATCGCAGGGTACAGGATCGGATGGAATGTTCCCGATCCATGCAACTGG
Above is a window of Candidatus Latescibacterota bacterium DNA encoding:
- a CDS encoding methyltransferase domain-containing protein, with the translated sequence MFNKLVSINERPRPFEFYTADELWAEEHTAGQMLMYHLNEDVDLSSRNRAFIERSVEWIIEHFDVGPGVRIADFGCGPGLYTSRLARAQASVTGIDFSSNSIEYARKTAAEEKLNIRYVNENYLDFETEDRFDLVIMIMCDFCALSPGQRAIMLKKFRSILNPGGAILLDVYSLGAFAQREESASYELNQLFGFWSPDKYWGFVNTFKYEEEKVMLDKYTVVEEARTRTVYNWLQYFDRQSLTEEFVAAGLKVDTFFSDVAGTPFDPASGEFAIVAKG